In Rhizobium lusitanum, a genomic segment contains:
- a CDS encoding IucA/IucC family protein yields the protein MSETISEKTQSPTVESQLWEAASQNAIRRLVRCVFAEKLLDAKALLWAENGDQAWLPLWVSRRVLHFTRLQHAPADTLLNRGVIEVIEENGVRRRLDDPAALLKEIAPALDVSSAPDGFEVLLRDVEDSMKNDVLARGYREEWSVELRHAIAGSGAGGFIDHLEKSQPTHLVAMALDQWGSLEGHPFYPTWKAKPGLSAEEISALSPEFGARVPLRIAALRRDWAYVEAMSHVADYSEWFANAFPDVWEQWSDGLLRRGRKVSDWLPMPIHGWHLENFVRREFASQIASGILDVDGPDIITIPAMSFRTMLPDTVEPQPFIKLPVAIWMTSEQRTLQAKSIHMGPRLSTLVSDILANEDLLKGSLEIFTEELGAILHDPETGDEHPGRFLSVVYREVNALARKDGLIPVTVAALLAESPLVQRPLVCELIARNSVVEKERASAFFRAYARTVIRPTLAMYLLYGIAFEAHQQNSTILFDTSGNPQKLLIRDFGDGRSFAPLFEERGYRLAPFSRKGILPTTFNDDISLVRSFVIDACFVCHLHEMALCLAEHCTIDDPWQILREETQAAFDLLRPRMLSDAFWTEERQAFLEKPWPTRSVLRMHLERYRDYRVEHQLDNPLVAAK from the coding sequence ATGAGCGAAACCATTTCCGAAAAGACACAAAGTCCAACCGTCGAAAGCCAACTTTGGGAAGCCGCCTCGCAAAACGCGATCCGGCGCCTGGTTCGCTGCGTCTTTGCCGAAAAACTGCTCGATGCCAAGGCCCTGCTGTGGGCTGAGAACGGAGACCAGGCCTGGTTGCCGCTTTGGGTGTCGCGCCGGGTGCTGCATTTTACCCGCCTGCAGCACGCGCCGGCGGACACCTTGCTCAATCGGGGCGTCATCGAGGTGATCGAGGAAAACGGCGTTCGCCGAAGACTGGACGATCCGGCGGCTCTTCTCAAGGAGATCGCGCCGGCCCTTGATGTCTCGTCGGCGCCTGACGGCTTCGAGGTTCTTCTGCGGGACGTGGAAGACAGCATGAAAAATGACGTGCTGGCGCGCGGTTATCGTGAGGAATGGAGCGTCGAGCTTCGCCATGCGATAGCGGGCAGCGGCGCGGGTGGCTTCATCGATCATCTCGAGAAAAGCCAGCCGACGCATCTGGTTGCGATGGCGCTCGATCAATGGGGTTCGCTGGAGGGTCATCCCTTCTACCCCACCTGGAAAGCCAAGCCCGGACTGTCGGCGGAGGAAATCAGTGCTCTTTCACCGGAGTTCGGTGCACGCGTTCCGCTGCGCATTGCCGCCTTGCGCAGGGATTGGGCCTATGTCGAGGCGATGTCCCATGTCGCCGACTATTCCGAATGGTTCGCAAACGCGTTTCCGGATGTGTGGGAACAGTGGAGCGACGGTCTTCTGCGCCGGGGAAGGAAGGTGAGCGACTGGCTTCCCATGCCGATCCATGGATGGCATCTGGAAAACTTCGTTCGCCGTGAGTTCGCGTCACAGATCGCCTCGGGTATCCTCGATGTGGACGGTCCGGATATCATCACGATCCCCGCCATGTCCTTCCGGACGATGCTGCCGGATACTGTGGAGCCGCAGCCGTTCATCAAGCTACCGGTTGCCATCTGGATGACCAGCGAGCAGAGAACGCTGCAGGCGAAGTCGATCCACATGGGGCCGCGCCTCAGCACCTTGGTCAGCGACATCCTTGCGAATGAGGATCTGCTCAAGGGCTCGCTGGAGATTTTCACGGAGGAGCTCGGCGCAATTCTGCATGATCCGGAAACCGGCGACGAGCATCCGGGCCGGTTCCTGTCGGTCGTCTACCGCGAGGTGAATGCACTTGCCCGCAAGGACGGCCTCATCCCTGTGACCGTGGCCGCCCTTCTCGCCGAAAGTCCGCTGGTTCAGCGGCCGCTCGTCTGTGAACTAATTGCCCGGAATTCGGTTGTGGAGAAAGAGAGGGCATCCGCCTTTTTCAGAGCCTATGCCCGCACGGTTATTCGACCGACACTTGCTATGTATCTTCTCTACGGTATTGCCTTCGAGGCACACCAGCAAAACAGCACGATACTCTTTGACACGTCGGGCAATCCTCAAAAGCTGCTCATCCGCGACTTCGGGGATGGACGCAGCTTTGCGCCGCTTTTCGAAGAACGCGGTTATCGGCTGGCGCCTTTCAGCCGCAAGGGCATCCTGCCGACGACGTTCAATGATGACATCAGCCTCGTGCGCTCCTTCGTGATCGATGCCTGCTTCGTCTGCCATCTCCACGAGATGGCCCTGTGCCTCGCGGAGCATTGCACCATTGACGATCCGTGGCAGATCCTGCGCGAGGAAACGCAGGCCGCATTCGATCTCTTGAGGCCCCGCATGCTGTCGGATGCGTTCTGGACAGAAGAGCGGCAAGCCTTTCTTGAAAAGCCTTGGCCGACGCGTTCGGTCCTGCGGATGCATCTCGAACGATATCGCGACTACCGCGTCGAGCATCAGCTCGATAATCCGTTGGTGGCCGCGAAATGA
- a CDS encoding ABC transporter ATP-binding protein has protein sequence MDSGTVQRRDQKEQPGEAFLSAKGIHKRFGALVVLENLDFSMGDGDAVGIVGPNGAGKTTLLSVLAGAFPPSAGTVIFDGTDVTALSAADRCRSGLVRTHQIPKPFSGMTTFENVFVAASHSDAASRDEAYERVVDSLTLCGMLGVANRRADTLGLLDRKRLELARALATKPKLMLLDEIGGGLTDGEASELVDTILELRRRGIGIVWIEHIVHILLQVVERLICMDAGKIIADGEPKAVMSNAEVVKAYLGGTPA, from the coding sequence ATGGATAGTGGCACAGTGCAGCGACGAGATCAAAAGGAGCAGCCGGGCGAAGCCTTTCTCTCGGCTAAAGGGATCCACAAGCGCTTCGGTGCGCTTGTGGTTCTCGAAAACCTCGATTTTTCCATGGGCGATGGAGACGCGGTCGGCATCGTCGGGCCCAACGGCGCGGGCAAGACGACGCTGCTCAGCGTGCTTGCGGGTGCCTTTCCGCCAAGCGCCGGAACCGTCATCTTCGACGGCACTGATGTTACCGCGCTTTCGGCGGCCGATCGGTGTCGGTCGGGGCTGGTGCGGACGCATCAGATCCCGAAACCCTTCAGCGGCATGACCACCTTCGAGAATGTCTTCGTTGCCGCCTCGCACAGCGATGCCGCCAGTCGCGACGAGGCCTATGAGCGCGTCGTCGATTCGCTGACGCTGTGCGGCATGCTCGGCGTTGCCAATCGCCGAGCCGACACGCTCGGCCTGCTCGACCGGAAACGCCTGGAATTGGCGCGGGCGCTTGCCACCAAGCCGAAACTGATGCTGCTCGACGAGATCGGCGGTGGCCTGACCGACGGCGAGGCCAGCGAACTGGTGGATACCATCCTCGAATTGCGCCGGCGCGGCATCGGCATCGTCTGGATCGAGCATATCGTCCACATCCTGCTGCAGGTGGTCGAACGGCTGATCTGCATGGACGCCGGCAAGATCATCGCCGACGGCGAGCCCAAGGCGGTGATGAGCAATGCCGAGGTCGTCAAGGCCTATCTCGGAGGGACGCCCGCATGA
- a CDS encoding branched-chain amino acid ABC transporter permease, which produces MINTLIQGILLGGYYAVIACGLSFMFSVMRIINLAHGSLAVAAAYGLWLLASKFGISPFAGLLIVLPVMAAFGWLLQRFVLERSARGGTLLPILTTFGLSIVIDNLLFEQFGADTRSLAPFIGNLSYASWQLPGHIFVGKLAVMMMATAIVILGGLQFFLSRFALGRAIRATAEDPDTAGLVGIDARRVNAMATAITMVTIGIAGAFLAMRATFSAYAGAPQLLFAFEAAVIGGAGSLWGTLAGGIVLGLAQSLGAQLHPQGFLIGGHVVFLLVVFLRLFRSGVPTFSKIRAFFLRSPA; this is translated from the coding sequence GTGATCAATACCTTGATCCAGGGCATCCTGCTCGGCGGCTATTATGCCGTCATCGCCTGCGGCCTGTCCTTTATGTTCTCAGTCATGCGCATCATCAACCTGGCACATGGCAGCCTGGCGGTTGCGGCGGCCTACGGCCTATGGCTGCTGGCCTCGAAGTTCGGAATCTCGCCCTTCGCAGGGCTGCTGATCGTATTGCCGGTCATGGCAGCCTTCGGCTGGCTGCTGCAGCGTTTCGTTCTCGAACGCAGCGCCCGCGGCGGCACGCTGTTGCCGATCCTCACCACCTTCGGCCTGTCGATCGTCATCGACAACCTGCTGTTCGAGCAATTCGGCGCGGACACGAGATCGCTGGCGCCCTTTATCGGCAACCTGTCCTACGCGTCCTGGCAATTGCCCGGTCATATCTTCGTCGGCAAGCTCGCGGTGATGATGATGGCAACGGCGATCGTCATTCTCGGTGGGCTGCAATTTTTCCTCAGCCGCTTCGCCCTCGGCCGCGCAATCCGCGCCACGGCGGAAGACCCAGATACGGCAGGTCTCGTCGGCATCGACGCCCGCAGGGTGAATGCGATGGCGACCGCGATCACCATGGTCACCATCGGGATCGCCGGGGCGTTCCTCGCCATGCGGGCCACCTTCAGTGCCTATGCGGGGGCGCCGCAGTTGCTCTTTGCCTTCGAGGCAGCGGTCATCGGCGGCGCGGGCTCTCTGTGGGGCACGCTGGCAGGCGGCATCGTCCTCGGGCTCGCCCAATCGCTTGGCGCGCAACTGCATCCGCAGGGCTTTTTGATCGGCGGGCATGTCGTGTTCCTGCTGGTCGTCTTCCTGCGGCTCTTCCGGTCCGGTGTGCCAACCTTCAGCAAAATTCGCGCATTTTTTCTTCGGAGCCCAGCATGA
- a CDS encoding ABC transporter ATP-binding protein, translating to MSLLSIRDLDVRHGLLQAVRGVSFDIAEGEVLALIGANGAGKTTLLRSIAGAHLPAAGQVFLGGQEITTVPSHKRIAMGIALVPEGRRLFSQMTVEENLLLGKTSGRKGDWTMERVFDAFPNLKPRRRAKTGHLSGGEQQATAIGRALMSNPDILLLDEVSLGLSPLVVERVYAQLQALLSSGTTILLVEQDLGRAMGVANRVICMLEGRVVLDRPAAGVTRDEITQAYFGLHHRADSDRSVS from the coding sequence ATGAGCCTTCTCTCCATCCGCGACCTCGACGTCCGCCACGGCCTGCTGCAGGCGGTGCGCGGCGTCAGTTTCGATATCGCCGAGGGCGAGGTGCTGGCCCTGATCGGCGCCAATGGCGCGGGCAAAACGACGCTGCTGCGATCGATTGCCGGTGCCCATCTTCCCGCTGCCGGCCAGGTGTTTCTCGGCGGACAGGAGATAACGACGGTACCCTCCCACAAGCGGATCGCCATGGGCATCGCTTTGGTGCCAGAGGGCCGGCGTCTTTTCTCGCAGATGACCGTCGAGGAAAACCTGCTGCTCGGCAAGACCTCCGGCCGCAAGGGCGACTGGACCATGGAACGGGTCTTCGACGCCTTCCCCAACCTGAAGCCCCGCCGCCGTGCCAAGACCGGCCATCTCTCGGGCGGCGAACAGCAGGCAACCGCCATCGGCCGGGCACTGATGAGCAATCCCGATATTCTCCTTCTGGACGAAGTCTCGCTCGGCCTGTCGCCGCTCGTGGTCGAGCGCGTCTATGCGCAGCTACAGGCGCTGCTGTCCTCGGGAACCACCATCCTTCTCGTCGAACAGGACCTCGGACGGGCGATGGGCGTCGCCAACCGCGTCATCTGCATGCTGGAGGGACGTGTCGTCCTCGACAGACCGGCGGCGGGTGTTACCCGCGACGAAATCACCCAAGCCTATTTCGGGCTGCACCATCGGGCCGACAGCGACAGGAGCGTATCGTGA
- a CDS encoding branched-chain amino acid ABC transporter permease: protein MTFPSNGTSIERWTTSSRLALAAMAMALVILAVAPAFLGAGMIDRMTALFIYVILAAMWNALAGFGGLVSVGQQVFFGLGAYFTIRLADAGLNPFVALFVAAIVTGALSIPLSLFMLRLKGGEFAIGMWVVAELVHLLVNLDRLIQGETGTSLISLNVYDSTTRRATIYWLALIAMAALLGTLFILMRSRAGAAMQAIRDNEDAATSVGVRVIATKRLLFVLAAFGIAVAGGLWLATATTFQPKTYFSVQWTAYMIFMVLVGGIGKFEGAILGAILFFVIETFFGGTGVWYLIGLGATAVLFSLYLPHGLWGEIERRFGLQLLPVGYRLTLPDLLKDKR from the coding sequence ATGACCTTCCCCTCCAACGGCACATCCATCGAGCGCTGGACAACATCGTCGCGGCTGGCGCTGGCCGCCATGGCCATGGCACTGGTGATCCTGGCGGTTGCTCCAGCCTTCCTCGGCGCCGGCATGATCGACCGGATGACGGCCCTGTTCATCTACGTGATCCTTGCCGCCATGTGGAATGCACTGGCCGGGTTCGGCGGGCTCGTCTCGGTTGGCCAGCAGGTGTTCTTCGGCCTTGGCGCCTATTTCACCATCCGGCTCGCGGATGCGGGGCTCAATCCCTTCGTTGCACTGTTTGTCGCCGCGATCGTCACCGGCGCGCTATCGATCCCGCTGTCGCTGTTCATGCTGCGGCTGAAGGGCGGAGAATTCGCCATCGGCATGTGGGTCGTGGCCGAGCTCGTCCACCTGCTCGTCAATCTCGATCGCCTCATCCAGGGCGAGACCGGCACATCGCTGATCTCGCTGAACGTCTATGACAGCACCACCCGGCGCGCGACGATCTACTGGCTGGCGCTCATCGCCATGGCGGCCCTGCTCGGCACCCTTTTCATACTGATGCGCAGCCGCGCCGGGGCCGCCATGCAGGCCATCCGTGACAATGAGGACGCGGCAACCTCCGTCGGCGTGCGCGTCATCGCCACCAAAAGGCTGCTCTTCGTGCTCGCGGCATTCGGCATCGCGGTCGCCGGCGGCCTCTGGCTGGCGACCGCCACCACCTTCCAGCCGAAGACCTACTTCAGCGTCCAGTGGACCGCCTACATGATCTTCATGGTTCTGGTCGGCGGCATCGGAAAATTCGAAGGGGCGATTCTCGGGGCGATCCTGTTTTTCGTCATCGAGACCTTCTTCGGCGGAACCGGCGTCTGGTACCTGATCGGCCTCGGCGCAACAGCCGTGCTCTTCTCCCTTTACCTGCCGCACGGCCTCTGGGGAGAGATCGAACGTCGCTTCGGCCTGCAACTTCTGCCGGTCGGCTACCGGCTGACGCTGCCGGACCTCCTGAAAGACAAACGATAG
- a CDS encoding ABC transporter substrate-binding protein: protein MVLFVLPILWHAPATAQEEQSSITVTDIAGRKVTLKAPVQRILLGEGRQLYLIASLEPKDPLSRIVAWRNDLIQADPGTYAQYLEAFPDLAKLPTFTGQEGSLIDIESTIIRKPDVVLLNLEAMRANEEAQYVDKLASLGIPVLYVDFRHHPLENTERTIRLLGEIMDRKELAEEIIAFRRQAVARVTDVLDTAKPDRPRVFVERIGGYSDDCCLSFGAENFGRYVEVAGGHNIGSDFLPTTFGQINPEQVIVSDPQHVVVTSSDWQAYAPGGHWIPLGPGADPEILRKRLEWYLTRPAYTGTQAQKTRNFHGIWHQFYNSPYEFVAIQQLAKWFHPDLFADLDPDATFAEYHRRFLPIAYKPGYSVSLTAKTP, encoded by the coding sequence ATGGTATTGTTCGTGCTGCCCATCCTTTGGCATGCACCGGCAACGGCGCAGGAAGAACAGTCATCGATCACCGTTACCGACATCGCCGGCCGCAAGGTGACGCTCAAAGCGCCAGTCCAGCGCATTCTGCTCGGCGAAGGCCGGCAACTTTATCTGATCGCCTCACTGGAGCCCAAGGACCCGCTTTCGCGCATCGTCGCCTGGCGTAACGACCTGATCCAGGCCGATCCGGGAACCTATGCCCAATATCTCGAGGCCTTTCCCGATCTTGCGAAACTGCCGACCTTTACCGGACAGGAAGGTAGCCTGATCGACATCGAATCGACGATCATACGCAAGCCGGATGTCGTTCTTCTCAACCTCGAGGCGATGCGCGCCAACGAGGAGGCCCAATATGTAGACAAGCTCGCATCCTTAGGCATTCCGGTGCTTTATGTCGACTTCCGCCACCATCCGCTCGAAAATACCGAGCGGACCATCCGCCTGCTGGGCGAGATCATGGATCGCAAGGAGCTTGCCGAGGAAATCATAGCCTTCCGCCGACAAGCGGTCGCCCGCGTCACCGACGTGCTCGACACGGCAAAACCTGATCGCCCGCGCGTGTTCGTCGAGCGTATCGGCGGCTATTCGGACGACTGCTGCCTGTCCTTCGGCGCGGAAAACTTCGGCAGGTATGTCGAAGTGGCTGGTGGTCACAATATCGGCAGCGACTTTCTGCCGACGACGTTCGGTCAGATCAATCCCGAGCAGGTCATCGTTTCAGACCCGCAGCATGTCGTTGTCACCAGCTCGGACTGGCAGGCCTATGCCCCAGGCGGTCACTGGATTCCGCTCGGTCCGGGAGCAGATCCGGAGATCCTGCGGAAAAGGCTTGAATGGTATCTGACACGTCCCGCCTATACCGGGACCCAGGCGCAGAAGACGCGCAATTTCCACGGCATATGGCACCAGTTCTACAATAGTCCTTATGAATTCGTCGCCATTCAGCAATTGGCGAAATGGTTTCACCCCGACCTCTTCGCCGATCTTGATCCCGATGCGACCTTCGCGGAATATCATCGGCGCTTTCTGCCGATTGCCTACAAGCCGGGTTATAGCGTCAGCCTGACGGCAAAAACGCCGTAA
- a CDS encoding aldehyde dehydrogenase translates to MHISLLINGMDRAAASGRTYDRMDPFTEELATRAPAAGLDDVTAAIDAASAAFPTWSKTGPSQRRAILMKAADIMDSKVGEFTRLMIEETGATAPWAGFNVMLAAKILREAGAMTTQISGEIIPSDKPGTLAMGVRQAAGVCLAIAPWNAPVILGTRAVAMPIACGNTVIFKASEQCPGTHRLIATALVEAGLPAGVINVITNAPEDAPQIVEALIAHPAVRRVNFTGSTKVGKIIAELSGRHLKPALLELGGKAPLVILDDADIDGAVNAAIFGAFMHQGQICMSTERIIVHQAIADEFVDKLAARAARLPAGDPRGHVVLGSLISLDAAKKMEALIADAEAKGAKLVAGGKRTGTVVEATLLDHVTPEMRVYAEESFGPVKPIIRVADEDEAVRVANDTEYGLSSAVFSRDVQRALAVAARIETGICHINGPTLNDEAQMPFGGVKGSGYGRFGGKAAIAEFTDLRWITIEDSAQHYPF, encoded by the coding sequence ATGCATATTTCCCTTCTCATCAACGGTATGGATCGAGCCGCCGCCAGCGGCCGAACCTATGACCGTATGGATCCCTTCACCGAAGAGCTTGCAACCCGCGCGCCGGCGGCCGGTCTCGATGATGTCACGGCAGCGATCGACGCTGCATCGGCCGCTTTTCCCACATGGTCGAAGACCGGACCCAGCCAGCGCCGCGCGATCCTGATGAAGGCCGCCGATATCATGGATTCCAAGGTCGGCGAATTCACCCGGCTGATGATCGAGGAGACGGGAGCCACCGCCCCCTGGGCCGGCTTCAATGTGATGCTCGCCGCCAAAATCCTGCGCGAAGCCGGCGCGATGACGACGCAGATTTCCGGCGAGATCATTCCCTCGGACAAGCCCGGTACGCTCGCCATGGGCGTTCGCCAGGCGGCTGGCGTCTGCCTTGCAATCGCCCCCTGGAACGCCCCCGTCATCCTCGGCACCCGCGCCGTCGCCATGCCGATTGCCTGCGGTAACACGGTGATCTTCAAGGCATCCGAACAATGCCCGGGCACACATCGGCTGATCGCGACGGCGCTCGTTGAAGCGGGCCTGCCGGCAGGGGTCATCAATGTCATCACCAATGCGCCTGAAGACGCGCCGCAGATCGTGGAAGCGCTGATTGCTCATCCGGCCGTGCGTCGCGTCAACTTCACCGGCTCGACCAAGGTCGGCAAGATCATCGCCGAACTCAGCGGCCGGCACCTGAAGCCGGCGCTTCTGGAACTCGGCGGCAAGGCACCGCTTGTCATTCTCGACGACGCGGATATCGACGGTGCAGTGAATGCGGCGATCTTCGGTGCCTTCATGCATCAGGGCCAGATCTGCATGTCGACGGAACGCATCATCGTCCATCAGGCAATCGCAGATGAATTCGTCGATAAGCTCGCGGCGCGTGCCGCAAGACTTCCGGCAGGCGATCCGCGCGGCCATGTCGTGCTCGGCTCCCTCATCAGCCTGGACGCGGCCAAAAAGATGGAAGCACTGATCGCCGACGCTGAGGCCAAGGGCGCAAAGTTGGTTGCCGGCGGCAAGCGGACCGGCACGGTCGTCGAGGCGACCCTTCTCGACCACGTCACGCCTGAAATGCGCGTCTATGCGGAGGAGTCCTTCGGGCCGGTGAAGCCGATCATCCGCGTTGCAGATGAGGACGAGGCGGTGCGCGTCGCCAATGATACCGAATATGGGCTTTCGTCGGCGGTCTTCAGCCGCGATGTCCAGCGGGCGCTCGCTGTCGCAGCCCGCATCGAGACGGGGATCTGCCACATCAACGGCCCGACCCTGAACGACGAAGCGCAGATGCCCTTTGGCGGCGTCAAAGGCAGTGGCTACGGCCGCTTCGGCGGCAAGGCAGCCATCGCCGAATTCACCGACCTGCGCTGGATCACCATCGAAGATTCGGCTCAGCACTATCCATTCTGA
- a CDS encoding TonB-dependent receptor: protein MAGVCTPAMAQTATELQPIIVKASENPTALPEEYPGGQIAKGGRVGMLGNRDVMDTPFSSTSYTATIIENKGASTVAEVVASDPSVRNTHAAGGMLDSFYIRGFPVNEGNFGEVAFDGVYGIAPTYRVFTDYAERVEVLKGPSALLYGISPNSSVGGAINIVPKRAPDEDLTRVTTDYTSDLQGGTHLDFARRFGEERQFGMRFNGSLQGGNTPIDDQTQQAYVGSLALDYEGENFRATVDVIGQKQHFDAPQRPFFPVAGIAIPDAPDGRLNIQEPWEWSRSRDLSWLTRAEYDVSDTVTIFGAVGGGSSHVARLFGTPTLLNSNGDVSVTPQNFVFDVDRMTAETGARAKFDTGPVSHAVTLQATYLRQTLDRGSNSGTAQFTNIYDPVLRPEQNVLAPRNVGRVSESVLSGIALSDTLSILDERVQLTVGGRWQSIDSKNFNATTGVVTSSSDETAVTPLIGLVVKPWENVSLYANYIEGLGVGDTAPATAVNAGETLAPYRTKQYEIGAKFDLGRIILSTAVFQIEKPFGQLESQSSGLVFVNGGEQRNRGLEINVAGEVTADLRLLGGVAFIDGELTKTNNAATVGNTPIGVPSIQANLGAEWDTPFVEGLTLAANMIYTDEQFADTANKQELPSWTRFDLGTRYATKIQDRPVTFRASVENVFNKDYWSGVASFGTISQGAPLTVKVSMTTDF, encoded by the coding sequence ATGGCGGGAGTGTGCACTCCCGCGATGGCGCAGACTGCGACCGAGTTGCAGCCCATCATCGTCAAGGCATCGGAGAATCCGACGGCCCTGCCGGAGGAATATCCGGGCGGGCAGATTGCGAAAGGCGGCCGCGTCGGAATGCTCGGCAACCGCGACGTGATGGACACACCGTTCAGTTCCACGAGCTATACGGCCACGATAATCGAGAACAAGGGAGCAAGCACCGTCGCGGAGGTGGTTGCGAGCGATCCGTCTGTCAGAAATACCCATGCCGCCGGTGGCATGCTTGACTCCTTCTATATCCGTGGTTTCCCGGTCAATGAAGGTAATTTCGGCGAAGTCGCCTTCGACGGCGTCTACGGCATTGCGCCGACCTATCGCGTCTTCACCGACTATGCGGAGCGGGTGGAGGTGCTCAAGGGGCCAAGCGCCCTGCTTTACGGCATTTCGCCGAACAGCAGCGTCGGCGGCGCGATCAATATCGTGCCCAAGCGCGCCCCGGACGAGGATCTGACGCGGGTCACCACCGATTATACGTCCGACCTGCAGGGCGGCACGCATCTCGATTTTGCCCGCCGCTTCGGCGAAGAGCGGCAGTTCGGCATGCGCTTCAATGGCAGCCTGCAGGGCGGGAACACCCCGATCGACGATCAGACTCAGCAAGCCTATGTCGGCTCGCTTGCCCTTGACTACGAGGGGGAGAACTTTCGCGCCACCGTCGATGTCATCGGTCAGAAGCAGCATTTCGATGCTCCGCAGCGCCCCTTCTTTCCGGTGGCGGGGATCGCCATTCCTGACGCTCCTGACGGCCGGCTGAATATCCAGGAGCCCTGGGAATGGTCAAGGAGCCGGGATCTCTCCTGGCTGACCCGAGCCGAATATGACGTCAGCGACACGGTGACGATCTTCGGCGCGGTCGGCGGCGGCAGCTCACATGTCGCAAGACTTTTCGGCACGCCAACGCTTCTGAATTCGAACGGCGATGTCAGCGTCACACCGCAGAACTTTGTGTTCGACGTCGACAGAATGACGGCCGAAACCGGCGCGCGCGCAAAGTTTGACACCGGCCCTGTCTCGCACGCCGTCACGCTGCAGGCCACCTACTTGCGGCAGACATTGGATCGTGGTTCCAATTCGGGCACTGCGCAGTTCACCAACATCTATGATCCGGTATTGCGTCCCGAACAGAACGTGCTGGCGCCGAGAAACGTTGGCAGAGTATCGGAAAGCGTCCTGTCCGGCATTGCCTTGTCGGATACGCTTTCGATCCTCGACGAACGCGTGCAGTTAACGGTTGGTGGCCGTTGGCAGTCGATCGATTCGAAGAATTTCAACGCAACGACAGGCGTGGTCACCTCGTCTTCCGACGAAACCGCGGTCACGCCGCTCATCGGCCTCGTGGTCAAGCCATGGGAAAACGTATCGCTCTATGCCAACTATATCGAAGGCCTCGGCGTTGGCGATACCGCGCCGGCAACCGCTGTAAACGCCGGCGAAACGCTGGCGCCCTATCGAACGAAGCAATACGAGATCGGCGCGAAGTTCGATCTCGGGCGGATTATTCTGAGCACCGCCGTTTTCCAGATCGAGAAGCCTTTCGGACAGCTTGAAAGCCAGAGCTCCGGCCTGGTCTTCGTGAACGGAGGGGAGCAACGCAATCGCGGCCTGGAGATCAATGTCGCTGGCGAAGTCACCGCGGATCTGCGCTTGCTCGGCGGGGTTGCTTTCATCGACGGCGAGCTTACCAAGACCAATAATGCCGCCACGGTCGGAAACACGCCGATCGGCGTCCCCTCGATTCAGGCAAATCTCGGCGCCGAATGGGATACGCCCTTCGTGGAAGGCCTGACGCTTGCTGCAAACATGATCTACACAGACGAGCAATTCGCCGACACTGCCAACAAACAGGAACTCCCTTCCTGGACGAGGTTTGATCTTGGTACGCGCTATGCGACCAAAATCCAGGATCGACCGGTGACCTTCCGCGCCTCCGTCGAGAACGTCTTCAACAAGGACTACTGGTCAGGCGTTGCAAGCTTCGGCACGATTTCGCAGGGCGCGCCCTTGACCGTCAAGGTGTCGATGACAACCGATTTCTGA
- a CDS encoding coniferyl-alcohol dehydrogenase, giving the protein MLFGKTILITGVASGIGARTAELAGHLGADVIGVDVREPPQALASFIRGDISNAAGVAEIVQQLPKHIDALANVAGLSGNTGIVATLAVNFYGLRALTEAVAPRLREGGAVVNVASIAGYGWRANLERAKTLTAIEGFPGIESLAAKHGLKDDEGYPLSKELLLLWTMRAAHEPLFKERGIRVNAVSPGPVETPILRQFRAVLGDERVDNDITRVGRAGTSADIAPAILFLCSDGARWINGTNLATDGGLEASINASVLGF; this is encoded by the coding sequence ATGCTTTTCGGCAAGACCATTCTGATCACCGGCGTCGCCTCCGGCATTGGCGCGCGCACCGCCGAGCTGGCGGGTCACCTGGGCGCTGATGTCATCGGTGTCGACGTGCGCGAACCGCCCCAGGCGCTCGCCTCCTTCATCAGGGGCGACATCTCGAATGCCGCCGGCGTCGCAGAAATCGTCCAGCAATTGCCCAAGCATATCGACGCGCTCGCCAATGTCGCGGGCCTCTCGGGCAATACCGGTATTGTGGCAACGCTGGCGGTGAATTTCTACGGGTTGCGCGCGCTGACAGAGGCGGTGGCACCACGGCTTCGCGAAGGCGGGGCGGTGGTCAATGTCGCCTCCATAGCCGGCTATGGCTGGCGCGCAAATCTCGAGCGGGCGAAGACATTGACCGCCATCGAGGGTTTTCCGGGTATCGAAAGCCTTGCCGCCAAGCACGGCCTGAAGGACGATGAGGGCTACCCTCTCTCCAAGGAACTGCTTCTGCTCTGGACAATGCGCGCCGCCCACGAGCCGCTGTTCAAGGAGCGCGGCATCCGCGTCAATGCCGTCAGCCCCGGCCCGGTCGAGACACCGATCCTCAGGCAGTTCCGTGCGGTCCTCGGCGACGAACGCGTCGACAACGATATCACCCGCGTCGGCCGTGCCGGGACCTCGGCCGATATCGCTCCGGCTATTCTCTTTCTTTGCTCGGATGGCGCACGCTGGATCAACGGCACCAACCTTGCCACCGACGGCGGCCTCGAAGCCTCCATCAACGCCTCGGTTCTCGGCTTCTAA